One Halogeometricum sp. S3BR5-2 DNA segment encodes these proteins:
- a CDS encoding CBS domain-containing protein, with translation MEFFTAADVLSHRTAATPDEPVTVDLDDSIQNALTLMLEHDFDQLPVVSDDGVEGTVTYKSVAKYVKSMDDPRVEETSVKIALNTNPEFVDRDHDIFELFDTLAEDDYVLIGDQDGLDGILTRYDILYFLEHQVEPFLQIGEIEESLRHLFRASFDDLDQAIDETFADRAEHDESYETPDCPEDFSFDDYRMFIMRNLDHLPPRLSQERDMVESLLEDIRETRNALLHFRAEADEVDRDQLDMAHGYFTGIASTV, from the coding sequence ATGGAATTCTTCACGGCGGCCGACGTTCTCAGCCACAGAACGGCCGCGACACCAGATGAGCCCGTAACTGTCGATCTGGATGACTCGATTCAGAATGCCTTGACGCTCATGCTGGAACACGATTTTGACCAGCTCCCAGTGGTGAGCGATGATGGTGTTGAGGGTACAGTCACGTACAAATCGGTCGCAAAATACGTGAAGTCAATGGACGATCCGCGGGTCGAGGAGACCTCCGTCAAAATCGCCCTGAATACGAATCCCGAGTTCGTGGACCGAGACCACGATATTTTCGAGTTGTTCGATACGCTTGCCGAGGATGACTATGTCCTGATTGGCGACCAAGATGGCCTGGACGGGATCCTGACCCGCTACGATATCCTCTATTTCCTCGAACATCAGGTCGAACCGTTCCTCCAGATTGGCGAGATCGAGGAAAGTCTCCGCCACCTGTTCCGTGCATCCTTTGATGACCTAGACCAGGCTATCGACGAGACGTTCGCCGATCGCGCTGAGCATGACGAGAGCTATGAGACGCCTGATTGCCCCGAAGACTTCTCGTTCGATGACTATCGGATGTTCATAATGCGAAACCTCGATCACCTGCCACCACGCCTCTCACAGGAACGCGATATGGTCGAAAGCCTGCTTGAAGATATTCGCGAGACGCGGAACGCGCTTCTCCATTTCCGGGCCGAAGCCGATGAGGTTGATCGGGACCAGCTAGATATGGCCCATGGGTACTTCACTGGCATTGCAAGTACCGTGTAG
- a CDS encoding homing endonuclease associated repeat-containing protein, producing the protein MGKKLYSDDELLNRLQKFAEELGRPPSQSEMDDSGPHASKTYGNRFGSWKNALEAAGLQTGTNDPNGRPPTPEEDLLTDLKSVADIVGGTPSEREYGTHGEYSVKTYCKRFGGWNSALQAAGFEPNVKMNLSEKALITALQGFAEKLGRPPTTDEMDRSGPYTSNSYKRAFGTWNRALRQAGLEVHSVWNVSGDDLISELNSLAEELGHVPRKGEMQSQGKWSAAVYQERFGSWNEALRVAGFEPNKRWRIPREELLAELRAVANELGHPPATTEMNEHGKFTIDPYQREFGTWRTALQAADPDYLENYRQSDTETVPFGSNWPQIREEIIARDNESCLRCGMGREAHRENFGRDLPVHHRIPRRRFYDDPDQSVDDADVPSNLLTLCIPCHRRLERLPVQPVVD; encoded by the coding sequence ACGTACGGGAATCGGTTCGGGTCGTGGAAAAACGCACTTGAGGCTGCCGGACTTCAGACCGGAACGAACGATCCAAACGGACGACCACCGACGCCCGAAGAGGACCTTCTTACTGATCTCAAATCAGTTGCCGACATCGTAGGGGGAACTCCGTCAGAGCGCGAATACGGTACTCATGGAGAGTATTCGGTGAAGACATACTGCAAGCGATTTGGAGGGTGGAATTCAGCACTACAGGCGGCCGGTTTTGAACCGAATGTCAAAATGAACCTCTCCGAGAAGGCTCTCATTACTGCCTTACAGGGGTTCGCCGAGAAACTGGGTCGACCGCCCACGACAGATGAGATGGACCGGAGTGGCCCCTACACCTCGAATTCGTACAAGCGAGCGTTTGGAACCTGGAATCGTGCTCTTCGGCAGGCCGGGTTGGAAGTTCACTCCGTGTGGAATGTGAGCGGGGACGATCTGATATCCGAACTCAACAGTCTCGCCGAAGAGCTAGGTCATGTCCCTCGGAAGGGTGAGATGCAGAGCCAAGGGAAATGGAGTGCGGCAGTCTATCAGGAGCGATTCGGTTCGTGGAATGAAGCTCTACGAGTTGCCGGTTTCGAGCCGAATAAGCGGTGGCGAATTCCACGGGAGGAGTTATTAGCCGAATTGCGGGCTGTTGCGAATGAGCTGGGCCACCCACCGGCAACGACGGAAATGAACGAACACGGGAAGTTCACCATCGATCCGTATCAGCGTGAATTCGGAACATGGCGAACGGCCCTTCAAGCGGCCGACCCGGACTATCTAGAAAACTACCGTCAGTCAGATACCGAGACAGTTCCGTTTGGCTCGAACTGGCCACAGATTCGTGAGGAAATCATCGCCCGTGATAACGAGTCCTGTCTACGCTGCGGTATGGGCCGCGAAGCTCACCGCGAGAATTTCGGACGTGATCTTCCGGTTCACCACCGGATTCCTCGACGCCGGTTCTACGACGACCCAGACCAGTCGGTCGACGATGCAGATGTCCCGAGTAACCTGTTGACTCTCTGTATCCCGTGCCATCGCCGCCTCGAGCGGTTGCCAGTCCAACCAGTGGTTGACTAA
- a CDS encoding orc1/cdc6 family replication initiation protein codes for MPNNESTQTTVDEILNVDEDNEEDESNIFEKPWLLEIDNVPDANRIVGRDDHITFLAKNLRKMRTNSVPDNVLEWGETGTGKTLVARHVCERLEAATDGTDSPIVTAYINPDPISTYTSTFRKIAEQVNAKAENPLEVPYQGLSAEHYRDQKLWPVVQREFSGGLVVIIDEIDKHGEVNEVLYTLSRTQSKDDVDFPVLTIGISNDIEFKGEIESRVQSTLQPEHRTFTPYEEDQLIAILENRRDAFYDGVLDDEVIPTTAELAAEEHGDARRAVRLFRNAGEIADEEGDDIVTAEHVHEADELVEVELFMEMVKGTPLSGKLLLFALTRLDRNNPEKEWFRTSEIHEVYQTVARDVEVEPKGYNRALELLNKHVTTGVLESKKKEGGDQGKFRSYSLQGDVESTRTGLINSTPELQTLMGW; via the coding sequence ATGCCAAACAACGAATCCACGCAAACGACCGTCGACGAGATCTTGAATGTCGACGAGGACAACGAAGAAGACGAATCGAATATTTTTGAAAAACCGTGGCTGCTCGAAATCGATAACGTACCAGACGCCAACCGGATCGTCGGCCGTGACGACCACATCACGTTCTTGGCGAAGAATCTCCGGAAAATGCGGACGAACAGCGTTCCGGACAACGTTCTAGAGTGGGGTGAAACCGGGACAGGGAAGACACTAGTTGCAAGGCACGTCTGTGAGCGCCTCGAAGCAGCAACGGACGGGACGGATTCGCCCATCGTTACAGCCTACATTAACCCGGACCCGATTTCTACGTATACCTCCACCTTCCGAAAGATTGCAGAACAGGTGAACGCCAAAGCGGAAAACCCGCTTGAAGTTCCCTATCAGGGCCTTTCAGCAGAACACTACCGGGATCAGAAGTTGTGGCCCGTCGTTCAGCGGGAATTCTCGGGTGGGCTCGTCGTCATTATCGACGAAATCGACAAGCACGGCGAGGTCAACGAAGTACTCTACACGCTTTCACGGACACAATCGAAAGACGACGTGGATTTCCCAGTCCTCACGATCGGGATTTCAAACGACATCGAATTCAAAGGCGAAATCGAGTCCCGGGTGCAATCCACACTCCAACCGGAACACCGAACGTTCACGCCGTACGAAGAAGATCAGCTTATCGCGATCCTCGAGAATCGCCGCGACGCGTTTTACGACGGAGTCCTCGATGACGAAGTGATACCAACAACAGCCGAACTCGCAGCTGAAGAACACGGAGACGCTCGACGCGCAGTTCGATTGTTCCGCAATGCGGGTGAAATTGCCGACGAGGAAGGAGACGACATCGTGACCGCTGAGCACGTCCACGAGGCCGACGAACTCGTCGAGGTCGAACTCTTTATGGAAATGGTGAAAGGGACGCCGTTGTCCGGGAAGTTACTCCTCTTTGCACTCACACGACTTGATCGGAACAACCCGGAGAAGGAGTGGTTCCGTACGTCCGAGATCCACGAGGTGTACCAAACAGTCGCAAGAGATGTTGAAGTGGAGCCGAAGGGGTACAATCGCGCACTTGAACTCCTGAACAAACACGTGACGACTGGCGTTCTCGAATCCAAGAAGAAGGAAGGCGGCGATCAAGGAAAGTTCAGATCGTACTCACTCCAGGGTGACGTCGAGAGCACTCGAACTGGGCTGATCAATTCGACACCGGAGCTCCAGACGTTGATGGGATGGTGA
- a CDS encoding CrcB family protein, with amino-acid sequence MLRRQLIRHGEAIVLITLGGIVGANLRYAVGAAAGDALLVTLLVNTLGSFGLGLLLFDARADEILTKRLRYVFGTGFFASFTTYSTFVADIALTAPELAVPYIIASYASGFGGVLVSRKIVAKTSKTAIQPPTPGDD; translated from the coding sequence ATGCTACGGAGACAACTCATTCGGCACGGGGAAGCGATCGTATTGATTACACTTGGTGGAATCGTCGGTGCGAACCTTCGATACGCTGTCGGGGCAGCAGCGGGTGACGCACTCCTGGTTACACTCCTCGTCAACACTCTCGGGAGCTTCGGACTTGGGTTACTCCTCTTCGATGCTCGAGCAGATGAGATCCTCACGAAACGGCTGCGTTATGTCTTCGGAACGGGCTTCTTTGCTTCGTTTACCACCTACAGCACGTTCGTGGCCGACATTGCGTTGACCGCACCGGAACTCGCAGTTCCATACATTATTGCCAGTTACGCATCCGGATTTGGCGGAGTCCTTGTCAGTCGAAAAATCGTAGCCAAAACGTCTAAAACCGCTATTCAGCCACCGACGCCGGGTGATGACTAA
- a CDS encoding type B DNA-directed DNA polymerase — MPFTFDFLDDGRVLEWETTADGAVATEREDYSPRFYVASRAPDDEIDLTRLRSVYERHPDVVATDIVARRPGFRRDDEDVLAVDVVHIDRITSLARQARQLSEYPVGDLACFNVDLSREFRYCLENDVDPTPTSDLSTLRLDVPLTETTGDAYTELAVGGETVTGPPADILTTVQAALDDHDPDVLVCSTSEIVPTLYEMAASNGADNFSLSRTPEGDFQQLASRSTYASYGRVGHSPARYNVPGRAIIDRSNTFFFGETNIDGVLDLVSRSRKPIQEAAWASIGNILTAIQICEAHERGVLVPWHSWRHEKFKSTGVLHDADRGGFIFAPEVGLHEDVHELDFSSLYPNIICTHNVSPDVIRCECHRDREDVPGLGYSICDDRGYLVDVLQPIIDARDEIKAAIRREQERDEPDEERLDELEGRSGALKWILVACFGYQGFNNAKYGRIECHEAINAFAREILLTAKQRLEAGGWRVVHGIVDSIWVTPNPDVDDEDRESLEALATEITEAVDIRLEYESHYDWVAFVPQRESDAGALTKYFGKVVDEDEFKIRGIEARQRSTPPFIEDVQRECLDRLDTTQSPEAVLSCLDRAVSKLHAGEVAVERLVERNRVSKPLDGYTQNTQNVAALKRARDQDLAVHPGQDIEYVVVDDEKSSRERVVLAHEEVETYDPSYYETQLVRAVESVLSPLGWDQTDIRRSLAETREVELTDFTMTWNG, encoded by the coding sequence ATGCCATTCACATTCGATTTCCTTGATGATGGCCGTGTCCTCGAATGGGAGACGACGGCTGACGGCGCCGTCGCGACCGAACGCGAAGACTACTCGCCGCGCTTCTACGTCGCATCCCGCGCACCAGATGACGAGATCGACCTCACGAGACTCCGCAGCGTGTACGAACGGCACCCGGACGTCGTCGCGACCGATATCGTCGCCCGGCGGCCAGGCTTCCGTCGCGACGACGAGGACGTCCTCGCCGTCGACGTTGTCCACATCGATCGGATCACCTCGCTGGCTCGACAGGCACGCCAGCTGTCCGAGTACCCTGTGGGGGATCTCGCCTGCTTCAATGTCGATCTCTCGCGGGAGTTTCGGTACTGTCTCGAGAACGATGTAGATCCGACGCCAACGAGCGATCTCTCGACGCTGCGACTCGACGTCCCACTCACAGAGACAACAGGCGATGCGTATACCGAACTTGCCGTCGGCGGCGAGACGGTCACGGGCCCGCCAGCAGATATCCTGACGACAGTCCAAGCTGCGCTTGACGACCACGATCCGGACGTCCTCGTCTGCTCGACGAGCGAGATCGTCCCGACCCTGTACGAGATGGCTGCCAGCAATGGCGCCGACAATTTCTCGTTGAGCCGGACCCCAGAGGGCGATTTCCAGCAGCTCGCGAGCCGCTCGACCTACGCGAGCTACGGCCGCGTCGGGCACTCGCCGGCGCGCTACAACGTGCCCGGAAGAGCAATCATCGACCGATCGAACACGTTCTTCTTTGGCGAGACCAACATCGACGGCGTCCTCGACCTGGTCTCGCGGTCGCGCAAGCCGATACAGGAGGCAGCCTGGGCGTCGATCGGCAACATCCTCACAGCCATCCAGATCTGTGAAGCCCACGAACGCGGCGTCCTCGTCCCGTGGCACTCCTGGCGCCACGAGAAATTCAAATCAACAGGGGTGCTCCACGATGCCGATCGTGGTGGGTTCATCTTCGCACCTGAGGTCGGACTCCACGAGGATGTCCACGAACTCGATTTCTCCTCGTTGTATCCGAACATCATCTGCACGCACAACGTCTCGCCGGACGTGATTCGCTGCGAGTGCCATCGCGACCGCGAGGACGTCCCCGGACTCGGGTACTCGATCTGTGACGACCGGGGCTACCTCGTCGACGTCCTCCAGCCGATCATCGATGCGCGCGACGAGATCAAAGCCGCCATCCGTCGCGAACAAGAGCGTGACGAGCCTGATGAGGAGCGCCTCGACGAACTCGAAGGGCGGTCGGGGGCGCTGAAGTGGATCCTCGTCGCCTGCTTTGGGTACCAAGGCTTTAACAACGCCAAATACGGGCGCATCGAGTGCCACGAGGCAATCAATGCGTTCGCGCGCGAGATTTTGTTGACGGCGAAGCAACGCCTCGAAGCCGGCGGCTGGCGTGTCGTCCACGGCATCGTCGACTCCATCTGGGTGACCCCAAACCCCGACGTCGACGACGAGGACCGCGAGTCCCTCGAGGCCCTCGCGACCGAGATCACCGAAGCAGTCGACATCCGCCTCGAGTATGAATCGCACTATGACTGGGTGGCGTTCGTCCCACAACGCGAGAGCGACGCCGGCGCACTAACGAAGTATTTCGGAAAGGTCGTCGATGAGGACGAGTTCAAGATCAGAGGCATCGAAGCCCGCCAGCGGTCGACGCCACCATTTATTGAGGACGTCCAGCGAGAATGCCTCGATCGCCTCGATACGACGCAGTCACCAGAGGCAGTCCTCAGCTGTCTCGACCGTGCAGTCTCGAAACTCCATGCCGGTGAGGTAGCGGTGGAGCGACTCGTCGAACGGAATCGTGTCTCCAAACCACTCGACGGCTATACCCAGAACACACAGAACGTCGCAGCGCTGAAACGGGCTCGCGACCAGGACCTCGCTGTCCATCCCGGGCAAGATATTGAGTACGTCGTGGTTGATGACGAGAAATCCTCACGGGAACGCGTCGTACTCGCCCACGAAGAGGTCGAAACATACGATCCATCGTATTACGAGACACAACTCGTCCGCGCTGTCGAAAGCGTCCTCTCGCCCTTGGGTTGGGATCAGACGGATATTCGACGGAGTCTCGCCGAGACACGAGAGGTAGAGTTGACCGATTTTACAATGACCTGGAATGGATGA
- a CDS encoding SAVED domain-containing protein — protein MTDPTGRVFLSYKHEQTDIANFLQTELERHGVPIWRDIFDLKPEPLRDEIIDQLENPETASGIALVSEGVADSDIILNDELPGFNKRWDEDDEFFVVVVPCPDISVGEAKSILNEAPILHDFSAWKMLPLEETTSDKATEIVQAVLSERIERIDGYLPDGEPLECSLDTYESPAHDNDPAIAIDWSRSFEHGPPSQEVWNQRLLPALTTVTDSLIQNASGRTLRFRGRTHLPAAFAAGYCLPTTRRIQATWMQPTGPAGMTEWRLDIDEEESGLEGDLQRQPNHGAELAVLVNIAADVQPEIDQMHNDLPDFNGILRLTPEDGPGVELSPAQAAHAAGVFRTKVRDAIKELSKTSTIHLFIAGPMGLAFLFGRNSNTLRPIQTYLYSKDEGRYYPAGRLQNQSLSDGSDTASEEQ, from the coding sequence ATGACTGATCCAACTGGCCGTGTATTTCTCAGCTATAAGCACGAACAGACGGACATCGCCAACTTCCTGCAAACGGAACTCGAGCGACACGGGGTGCCGATTTGGCGGGATATCTTCGATTTGAAGCCAGAGCCACTCAGAGATGAGATTATCGACCAGTTGGAGAACCCGGAAACGGCCAGTGGTATTGCGCTCGTCAGTGAGGGCGTAGCCGACTCCGACATCATTCTCAACGACGAGTTGCCGGGATTCAACAAGCGCTGGGACGAGGATGACGAGTTTTTCGTGGTCGTTGTGCCATGTCCCGATATCAGCGTTGGAGAAGCCAAATCGATACTCAACGAGGCACCGATCCTCCACGACTTTTCCGCCTGGAAAATGCTCCCCCTAGAGGAGACCACGTCTGACAAAGCTACAGAGATCGTCCAGGCCGTCTTATCAGAGCGCATCGAGCGGATAGATGGGTATTTGCCGGACGGTGAGCCCCTCGAATGTTCACTTGATACCTACGAATCGCCCGCTCACGACAACGATCCAGCGATTGCTATTGACTGGTCGAGATCGTTCGAACATGGTCCACCATCCCAAGAAGTATGGAACCAGCGTCTACTCCCGGCGTTAACTACGGTAACGGACAGTCTCATTCAAAACGCATCGGGCCGCACCCTCCGATTCCGTGGCCGAACGCATCTTCCCGCTGCGTTCGCGGCCGGTTACTGTCTTCCAACCACACGTCGTATCCAAGCAACGTGGATGCAACCCACCGGTCCTGCCGGGATGACAGAATGGAGACTCGATATCGACGAAGAGGAAAGCGGGTTAGAAGGAGATCTCCAGCGACAACCGAATCACGGAGCGGAGCTGGCGGTGCTCGTCAACATCGCTGCCGATGTGCAACCGGAGATCGACCAAATGCATAACGACCTTCCGGATTTCAACGGTATTCTCAGATTGACACCGGAAGATGGGCCTGGTGTGGAATTGTCCCCGGCACAGGCAGCCCATGCTGCAGGTGTTTTCCGTACCAAGGTACGAGACGCAATCAAAGAACTATCAAAAACATCGACTATTCATCTCTTCATAGCTGGCCCGATGGGGCTCGCCTTTCTCTTCGGGCGAAACTCAAACACTCTTAGACCGATCCAGACCTACCTCTACAGCAAAGACGAGGGTCGGTACTATCCTGCTGGTCGATTACAGAATCAGTCACTTTCAGACGGCTCAGACACCGCCTCAGAAGAGCAATAG
- a CDS encoding DUF7563 family protein gives MPECQNCGSFVTAQYARVFTPDNVDTPRVCPYCPDKLRDGADVRSARSNRRSA, from the coding sequence ATGCCCGAATGCCAGAACTGCGGGTCCTTCGTTACTGCACAGTATGCTCGTGTGTTTACCCCGGATAATGTCGATACGCCACGGGTGTGTCCGTACTGTCCGGACAAACTCCGCGACGGTGCCGACGTCCGCTCTGCGCGGTCAAACCGGCGCTCTGCGTAA
- a CDS encoding ArdC-like ssDNA-binding domain-containing protein codes for MATTSDSWVSFDQTDTRSDEMNSTIEQWIDDLVAGVDDAQASAEFQEWLDVQSRFHDYSYRNTLLIKRQCPEASRVAGYRTWQEEFDRHVTEGESAIWIWAPIITKQCPECENSPSYHEESDCEYDETPPEEWSEGLVGFKPAPVFDVSQTEGEPLPDFDTEATGDAGDLVEQLTVAADDLGVTVRIVPAEEWTHGEAKGICEQLSLVDVQPLVEVRDRENEADLARTLIHEYAHALLHFDIDDDTERAKREVEAEAVAYVVGRYCGLDTSGSAFYLAAWESDDSEVVRDRLGRISRTAEELIDVLEG; via the coding sequence ATGGCTACGACCAGTGATTCGTGGGTCTCCTTCGACCAGACCGACACGCGATCCGACGAGATGAACAGTACGATCGAACAGTGGATCGACGACCTCGTCGCCGGCGTCGACGACGCGCAGGCCAGCGCGGAGTTCCAGGAGTGGCTTGACGTCCAGAGTCGCTTCCACGACTACTCGTATCGGAACACGCTCCTCATCAAGCGGCAGTGTCCCGAGGCCAGCCGGGTGGCGGGCTACCGGACGTGGCAGGAGGAGTTCGACCGCCACGTCACAGAGGGCGAGTCAGCCATCTGGATCTGGGCGCCGATCATCACCAAGCAGTGCCCGGAATGCGAGAACTCGCCGAGCTACCACGAGGAAAGCGACTGTGAGTACGATGAGACGCCGCCCGAGGAGTGGTCCGAGGGCCTGGTCGGGTTCAAGCCTGCGCCGGTGTTCGACGTCTCCCAGACCGAAGGCGAGCCGCTTCCCGACTTCGACACGGAAGCGACCGGGGACGCCGGCGACCTCGTCGAACAGTTGACTGTCGCCGCTGACGACCTCGGCGTGACGGTGCGGATCGTTCCAGCCGAGGAGTGGACCCACGGCGAGGCGAAGGGCATCTGCGAGCAGCTGAGCCTCGTCGACGTCCAGCCGCTCGTCGAGGTGCGTGATCGGGAGAACGAGGCCGACCTCGCGCGGACGCTAATTCACGAGTACGCCCACGCTCTGCTCCACTTCGACATCGACGACGACACCGAGCGAGCGAAACGCGAAGTCGAGGCCGAGGCCGTCGCGTACGTCGTCGGGCGGTACTGTGGACTGGATACTAGCGGGTCGGCGTTCTACCTCGCTGCGTGGGAGTCGGACGATTCCGAGGTCGTTCGCGACCGACTCGGGCGGATCAGTCGGACGGCAGAGGAACTCATCGACGTTCTCGAAGGCTGA
- a CDS encoding helix-turn-helix domain-containing protein, whose protein sequence is MSTSDQPPSDLDSVRERLNVVTQETRFALLQDILGHPSELPTLKELDYVNPSKSQTTIRQHLQQLVDAGVVEEVLLPEDRRQNDLPYKFYGISESGRQFLEDHKLLRAQDTLREIYDRVEKTDDIKRYETAPRPER, encoded by the coding sequence ATGAGTACCTCCGATCAGCCGCCAAGCGATCTCGATTCCGTACGGGAGCGACTCAACGTCGTCACCCAGGAGACGCGGTTCGCGCTCCTCCAGGACATCCTCGGGCATCCGTCGGAACTACCGACGCTGAAGGAACTCGACTACGTCAACCCGAGCAAGAGCCAGACGACGATTCGCCAGCACCTCCAGCAGCTCGTCGACGCCGGCGTCGTCGAGGAGGTGCTCTTGCCCGAGGACCGCCGGCAGAACGACCTCCCGTACAAGTTCTACGGGATCAGTGAGAGCGGCCGGCAGTTCCTCGAGGACCACAAGCTCCTCCGCGCACAAGACACGCTTCGAGAAATCTACGACCGGGTCGAGAAGACCGACGACATCAAACGGTACGAGACTGCCCCGCGACCCGAGCGCTGA
- the crcB gene encoding fluoride efflux transporter CrcB, giving the protein MEVLLISIGGAVGAVLRYMVGQLIDNTSFPWATLVVNALGSFILGSVIFGVSDSDILLLVSVGFCGAFTTFSSFSFQTVSLWEQGEQRAAFLNALGNLTVSLLAFGAAWLLIA; this is encoded by the coding sequence ATGGAGGTCCTGCTCATCAGTATTGGCGGAGCAGTCGGTGCAGTACTGCGTTATATGGTCGGACAGCTGATCGACAACACGTCGTTCCCGTGGGCCACTCTCGTGGTCAACGCACTCGGGAGCTTCATCCTCGGGTCAGTCATCTTCGGGGTGAGTGATTCCGACATCCTCCTCTTGGTGAGTGTCGGATTCTGTGGGGCGTTCACGACATTCTCGTCGTTTAGTTTTCAGACCGTTAGCCTCTGGGAGCAGGGCGAACAGAGAGCTGCATTTTTAAATGCGCTCGGCAATCTGACCGTCTCTCTGCTTGCGTTCGGAGCTGCGTGGCTTCTCATAGCCTAA